One Candidatus Methylomirabilota bacterium genomic window carries:
- a CDS encoding TIGR03619 family F420-dependent LLM class oxidoreductase — MNWGLAIKNFVGPTETPDIDAIYAYAERAEALGFESLWAWDHVILGVEPAFPILDAVGTLTAIAARTKRIRLGTGILVLPLRNPTVAAKALGTLDVVSKGRLILGVAAGWYAREFDAVGVPFKQRGRLFERNLEILTRLWTEDRVTLKVDDLNLREAVMRPRPVQRPRPPILIGGYVDAVLRRVATRGDGWLTYFYTPESYRRSWEKIEGFAREAGRDPQTLTGTNQLAIYVGRSRAETEAPMRQWLQTEWDVAAWSESTIEHAIRGSVDECIQQLRAHVESGVHRIILIPYRYQPAQVELIAREIVPRVDRPSVGRGGAPTVNTKN, encoded by the coding sequence ATGAACTGGGGACTCGCGATCAAGAACTTCGTCGGGCCGACGGAGACGCCCGACATCGACGCGATCTACGCCTATGCCGAGCGCGCAGAGGCGCTGGGCTTCGAGTCGCTCTGGGCGTGGGATCACGTGATCCTCGGGGTCGAGCCGGCGTTCCCCATCCTCGACGCGGTCGGCACGCTCACCGCCATCGCCGCCCGCACGAAGCGGATCCGGCTGGGCACGGGCATCCTCGTGCTTCCCCTCCGCAACCCGACCGTCGCCGCCAAGGCCCTGGGAACGCTCGACGTCGTCTCCAAGGGCCGCCTCATCCTCGGCGTGGCCGCCGGCTGGTATGCGCGCGAGTTCGACGCCGTCGGCGTGCCCTTCAAACAGCGGGGTCGGCTCTTCGAGCGCAACCTCGAGATCCTCACCCGGCTCTGGACCGAGGACCGGGTGACGCTCAAGGTGGACGATCTCAATCTTCGCGAGGCGGTGATGCGCCCGCGACCCGTGCAGCGGCCGCGGCCGCCGATCCTCATCGGCGGCTACGTGGACGCCGTCCTCCGCCGCGTCGCCACCAGGGGCGACGGCTGGCTCACGTACTTCTATACGCCGGAGAGCTACCGCCGCTCGTGGGAGAAGATCGAAGGGTTCGCGCGGGAGGCCGGACGCGACCCCCAGACGCTGACCGGGACCAACCAGCTGGCCATCTACGTCGGCCGGTCGCGCGCCGAGACCGAGGCGCCGATGCGGCAGTGGCTCCAGACCGAGTGGGACGTGGCCGCGTGGAGCGAGTCAACGATCGAGCACGCCATCCGGGGCAGTGTAGATGAGTGCATCCAGCAGCTACGCGCCCACGTGGAGTCCGGCGTGCACCGCATCATCCTGATCCCCTATCGCTACCAGCCCGCGCAGGTCGAGCTGATCGCCCGGGAAATCGTTCCGCGGGTCGACCGTCCGAGCGTCGGGCGCGGAGGCGCCCCGACGGTGAATACGAAGAATTGA